One window of the Larimichthys crocea isolate SSNF unplaced genomic scaffold, L_crocea_2.0 scaffold224, whole genome shotgun sequence genome contains the following:
- the LOC104936944 gene encoding nucleolar and coiled-body phosphoprotein 1 — protein MLLCVFVLSCLLCSTSSAPLSSDDESWPTSSSGEDLQLSAVFPVVGVASPEAPPLVPEAPPRLVVQVEDTKTNITVSFAIFIIAEEEEEEEEEGGSAAGARARSDDDSRSSEIDDITDDVTSEETKSQDIQPMREEHADHMIITESSEEVMRDQPMRNDHTTISDDLDDFNNSTGSEASPLSDDSDGPAPPPPADLHRHRQADKPDPDPGLQEGMSSSSEETGSVSQDGGGSGLQAVTGSIQEVLGLLTGSQAVEGGHQEVLGSAPDPLPGFSLSSEESMESSVHHTGSTEPSQRVIGPTTSFTPASASHSAEQGQEGGGLSEVMRSPEVSSSSEEATLTFTSSLTQSEESGSAGSEPDHPGLHPDHIPTSASSEVGPEESVRPDDAIREANGASSEASVQVTPDGGLKEAEEEEEEEEEEAEEEEVTHGSNRKQNGSNRKQRVSVAVVANPAQSSSEETE, from the exons ctgtcagcagtgtttCCTGTGGTGGGAGTGGCCTCCCCTGAAGCCCCGCCCCTTGTCCCTGAAGCCCCGCCCCGGCTGGTCGTGCAGGTGGaggacaccaaaacaaacatcacagtgagcttcgccatcttcatcatcgctgaggaggaggaggaggaggaggaggagggggggagcgCCGCGGGAGCACGAGCAAG ATCAGACGATGACAGCAGAAGCAGCGAGATcgatgacatcactgatgatgtcaccagTGAAGAAACAAAGTCACAGGACATCCAGCCAATGAGGGAGGAGCACGCTGATCACATGATCATCACTGAGTCCTCAGAGGAAGTGATGAGAGATCAGCCAATGAGGAATGACCACACGACGATTTCTGATGACCTCGATGACTTTAACAACAGCACAGGCAGCGAGGCGTCACCACTTTCTGATGACTCGGATGGACCGGCGCCGCCTCCGCCCGCTGACCTCCACAGACACCGCCAGGCGGACAAACCGGATCCAGATCCAGGATTGCAGGAGGGGATGAGCTCAAGCTCAGAGGAAACCGGCTCGGTCAGCCAGGACGGGGGCGGTTCTGGACTTCAGGCTGTGACTGGCTCCATCCAGgaggttctgggtctgctgacaggaagccaggcTGTGGAAGGAGGCCATCAGGAGGTTCTCGGATCAGCTCCCGATCCCCTGCCAGGCTTTAGTTTGAGCTCTGAGGAGAGCATGGAGTCCAGCGTCCATCACACTGGTTCTACAGAACCCTCACAGCGGGTCATCGGTCCAACGACAAGCTTCACCCCCGCCTCCGCGTCCCACAGCGCCGAGCAGGGTCAGGAGGGTGGAGGTCTCTCAGAAGTCATGAGGAGTCCAGAGGTCAGCTCCAGCAGTGAGGAGGCAACGCTGACCTTCACCTCCTCACTGACCCAGTCTGAAGAATCCGGATCAGCTGGGTCTGAACCGGACCATCCGGGACTTCATCCAGATCACATCCCAACATCAGCGAGCTCCGAGGTCGGACCGGAGGAGTCGGTCCGTCCAGACGATGCTATCAGAGAAGCTAACGGTGCTAGCTCTGAAGCTAGCGTGCAGGTTACACCTGACGGAGGCCTGAAGgaggccgaggaggaggaggaggaggaggaggaggaggccgaggaggaggag GTGACTCATGGCTCCAACAGGAAGCAGAATGGCtccaacaggaagcagagggtTAGCGTAGCTGTGGTGGCTAATCCAGCTCAGAGCAGCAGCGAGGAAACAGAGTAG